ACTTCGCGTACGGCTGTGCCCGCAGTAATAACATCATCGATAATCAAAACCTTGCCATTAAGCGGCGCACCCACTAAGGTTCCGCCTTCACCGTGATCCTTGGCTTCTTTTCGGTTGTAACAGAAAGGCTTATCGATCCCCTTTTGGGCTAGAGCCACAGCAGTCACCGCACCCAGCGGGATACCTTTGTAGGCCGGTCCAAAAATGACATCGAACTCCACTCCCGAAGCGATTATCGCCTCGGCATAGGCCTGCCCCAGCGCTGCCAGTGCAGCACCGGTGTGGAAACGGCCGGCATTGAAAAAGTAGGGGCTTTGACGGCCCGACTTCAATGTGAAGTCGCCGAAACACAAAACCTGATGATCCAGGGCAAGTTGGATAAAATCGCGCTGATATTGCTGCATGGAAAATTGTTAACTATTGGCTAAGGTGAAGGGAGACCTCCCCGTAGCATTCCCGGGGGTAGGCATGCATATAATGTTTCTAATGATACACAGTCCGCTGGTAAGGGGCTAATAATGCGAATAGTAAGCTTGTCGGTAGACGGCGTTCATCAGGCCGCCCAACGCGGTCTCTACGATTGGTTGGCGGAGCAGGACGCAGATATTATCTGCCTTCAGGATCTGCGCTCTCTCGAGCCTGAATTGGACCACCCAATATTTCACCCCGACGGTTATTACAGTTACTTTTTCGACTCGGGAACCCCCACGAAAATGGTGTGGCTATCTACACCCGCAGCCAGCCCAAAGCCATCATATTCGGCATGGGCTTCGCCAATGGTGAAGATATGTACGGCCGCTATCTACAGGCGGATTTCGAGCGACTGAGCGTTGGCTCTCTGCTCGCGCCAGTCGCCTCCGATGAGACGTCGTTAGAGAAAAAAGTCCAATTCTTTGAGGACATGCAGGCGCACTTGCTAAAAATAAGCCGCAAACGCCGCGACTTTATTTTCTGTGGTAACTGGGGCATGGCTCACCGTCGTGCAGACGTACAGAATTGGCAGGATCATCAGGATTCTCCCGGCTTTATGCGTCACGAACAGCGCTGGCTGGACCAACTGTTTAATGATGTTGGCTATGTCGATGCTTTTCGCCGTGTAGTAAAAGATACCGACGAATTTAGCTGGTGGCCCAGCGGTACTGTCGGAGAAGGAGATGGCTGGCGTACTGATATGCAGATCGTCTCTCACGGTCTGAAAAATCGCATTGAGTACGGTGCAATCAATAAGAATGTGAAATTCTCCAGCCACTTGCCGGTCATCATGGACTACGAAATCGAAGTCTGAATCACACGGAGTTCCGGCCCCTTCCCTATTGAGAGAGGGCCGGATACAAACCAAGGGGCGGCAGCTTTACTCGTCCAGCGCCCGCTTTTGCAAAGCGATCAATTCATCGATACCCGCCTTGCCCAACCCCAGCATCTGCGCAAACTGCTTTTCAGTAAATGGCTCACCCTCTGCAGTGCCTTGAACCTCGATCATGCCGCCATCTTCGGCCATCACCAAATTCATATCGGTATCCGCTGAACTGTCTTCCGGGTAATCCAGGTCCAGTAGCGGCTCCCCCTCATAAATTCCCACTGATACCGCTGCTACCATATTCTTGAGCGGATCATCGGCAATGATTTTTTCTCTCTGCATATGACGTAGGGCATCAACCAACGCCACACAGGCACCTGTGATTGCTGCGGTCCGGGTACCGCCATCGGCCTGGATAACATCGCAATCGACGGTGATTTGATTCTCACCCAGCTTCTCCAGGTCTACCGCTGCCCGCAGTGAGCGCCCGATCAAGCGCTGAATTTCCACGGTGCGCCCACTCTGCTTGCCCTTGGCCGCTTCCCTGGGCATACGAGAGCCTGTGGAGCGTGGCAGCATGCCGTACTCTGCAGTAATCCAACCGCTGCCCTGGCCGCGTAAAAACCTTGGGACTTCACTGGATAGAGAGGCATTACACAAAACCTTGGTATCACCAAACTCCACCAACACAGACCCCTCCGCATGACGGGTATAGTTGCGGGTAATTTTTACCGGGCGCAATTGCGCAGGGGCGCGGCCACTGGGACGCTGCATAGTCCACCTCAAATATTGAATGAAAGCCCCGCATTATATACCCCAGCATGGCGATCCAAACGCTGTGTTATTATGCCGGGCCGATTAATACGCCTGTAGGGGATCAGCTATGGCCAGTCAACGGGAACAGAACAAAGTGCGCAGCATGACAGCCTTTGGACGCGCCGAGGCCAATTACGCAAACGGCACTGCTATCTGGGAACTGCGCTCGGTCAACCATCGCTACCTGGAACCACATTTCCGTTTGCCCGAAGCGGCTCGCGCCATGGAAACACAACTGCGTGATACGCTGCGCAAGACGCTGTCCCGCGGCAAAATTGAACTGACCCTGAGCCTGAAGACCAATAGCGCCGAAGATACTGGGCTGGAAATCAATCAACCCCTCGCCCAGGCGCTGATTCAAGCAGCAAAACAGGTAGCGGGTGGCGAGGATGTTCAACCACTCAATCCCTTGCAAATTCTCCAGTGGCCCGGTGTTATCAGTGAACCTGAAGCAGATACCGATAAACAGACGGCAACGATATTAGAGGCTTTTCGCGAGGCACTGGGACAGCTGCGCGCAAACCGTGAACGCGAAGGCGCTGAGCTAGCCAAGTTTATTGAGGCCCGACTCAAGGGAATCGAAGAGCAGGTAGCCAATGTTCGAGAACTGCTTCCCCAGATTCTTGAAGCACAGCGAGACAAGCTGCGCAGCCGCCTGGAAGAGTTGCAGGTGGAGCTGGACAAGGACCGGCTCGAGCAGGAGATCGTCCTGTTGGCCCAGAAGGCTGATGTGGATGAAGAGCTCGACCGCCTCAGTGCGCACACTTCTGAAACACGTCGGGTTTTAGCCGGCGGTGGATCAATCGGCCGGCGGCTGGATTTCCTGATGCAGGAGTTTAATCGCGAAGCCAACACCCTCTCCTCAAAGTCTGTGGTTACCGACACAACCCAAGCTGCGGTAGAGCTCAAAGTATTGATCGAGCAGATGCGCGAGCAAGTACAAAACATCGAGTAATCCTCTGGGGCATTCTCACCGAGACTGCGGATGCCCCTCTACCACCAGACAGGGGGATTTGTGATAGCTCACCTTTTAAGGAATATTTATGCGACAAAACCTGAAGTGGGTCGGCGCTATTTTTTTAGTGCTTGCTGCAATTGAAATTATTAATATTCTTAGCGGCCGATCGCTTAATTACTTTGGTATTGTTCCCCGCTCAATCAACCACCTCCCCCATATCTTTTCTGCACCATTACTGCATGGAAATAGCTGGCATTTCTTCTCGAACATATTCACTCTGTGCATCTTCAGTTTCTTAGTGCTGCAGTACGGGGTAAAAACTTACCTTAAAGTGACCCTGTTCATTGTGATCACCACCGGACTGGCCGTTTGGCTTTTTGCTGGCAGGGGCAATCATTTGGGAGCTAGCTCAGTTATCTATGGCTATTTCGGCTTTTTGCTTCTTGCGGGATTTATCAGTAGGAAATTTAGCCGTTTATTAATATCTATTGTGGTAGCCGTCCTTTATGGAGGGCTTATTTTCGGTGTCTTGCCACGGGGTGGTTTTATCTCCTGGGAGTCCCACCTATTTGGATTTATCTTTGGGTTGCTGGCTGCAAAGCTGTGGGCCAAAGTTCCCAGTTATAGCAAGGCCAGATAAACACAAGTCCTAACACCAACCTTTCAACCTCAAACCCCAGTAGTAGCCAGCAAAGGTTTTCATTACTGGGGTACCCTCAGGAAACAGGCCCCAAAGCCAAGCTACGTAAATGCTACGTACACGTCACTAAGAAGCGTTTAGCGATTCATCTTTTCTACGCACGATAATTCTTTTATCTGAAAATATTCGCTTATTAACCAATTTCCCCCTGTGAACCCCTCCACATCTCTCCCGTAGATAAATTCTCACTATCAGATTTTTTTCCCAAAACTTATAAATTTGTCGCCAAAAGCCACACAAAATTAAAGGCTTAAGCTGAGGATAATAATTTCACGAACGTTATAAAGAAGTACCATTTTGAAACTTTGGTACCAATTTTGGTCAAACTGACTTACCGACTGTGAGAAAGACAGTTTCTAGGCCTATCCGTTAAGCAAATTTATTTTGTTAGTGCGGAGTTTTTCAGGAGTCTCCGGTCTATCGGAATACTGATAGCCGGATTTAAAATATCTCGGAGATATAACAATAATGAAATCATCATTGAAAAGTCTTTTGCAAAAGACGACTCTGGCGAGTGCGTTTTCGTTACTGTGTGCTACCCCTTTCGCTACTCACGCAGCGGACGCGGAAAAAACACTGCTAACCGACCGCATCATCGTAAAGTACAAGGAGAGCGCTAAGGTTGGGAAGGCGGCCACCATGGCCACAGAGACGGTCGAAAAAGCTTCCCGTCGCGCCGGCCACAAGATGCGCCACCTCCGCCGTATGGCCACTGGCGCCCAGGTAATGCGCCTGGAAGGCCGTAAAAGTAGAGCTGAAGTAAACGCGATCATCGATCGCCTGAAACAGGATCCGGATGTGGAATAC
This DNA window, taken from Microbulbifer sp. MKSA007, encodes the following:
- the pyrE gene encoding orotate phosphoribosyltransferase gives rise to the protein MQQYQRDFIQLALDHQVLCFGDFTLKSGRQSPYFFNAGRFHTGAALAALGQAYAEAIIASGVEFDVIFGPAYKGIPLGAVTAVALAQKGIDKPFCYNRKEAKDHGEGGTLVGAPLNGKVLIIDDVITAGTAVREVMQIIESHGAEAAGVVIGLNRQEKASEDCEFSAIQQVERQYNIPVVGIVQLDDVISFLEQESNDSDTLQKIVDYRQRYGVAGQ
- the rph gene encoding ribonuclease PH, yielding MQRPSGRAPAQLRPVKITRNYTRHAEGSVLVEFGDTKVLCNASLSSEVPRFLRGQGSGWITAEYGMLPRSTGSRMPREAAKGKQSGRTVEIQRLIGRSLRAAVDLEKLGENQITVDCDVIQADGGTRTAAITGACVALVDALRHMQREKIIADDPLKNMVAAVSVGIYEGEPLLDLDYPEDSSADTDMNLVMAEDGGMIEVQGTAEGEPFTEKQFAQMLGLGKAGIDELIALQKRALDE
- a CDS encoding YicC/YloC family endoribonuclease is translated as MASQREQNKVRSMTAFGRAEANYANGTAIWELRSVNHRYLEPHFRLPEAARAMETQLRDTLRKTLSRGKIELTLSLKTNSAEDTGLEINQPLAQALIQAAKQVAGGEDVQPLNPLQILQWPGVISEPEADTDKQTATILEAFREALGQLRANREREGAELAKFIEARLKGIEEQVANVRELLPQILEAQRDKLRSRLEELQVELDKDRLEQEIVLLAQKADVDEELDRLSAHTSETRRVLAGGGSIGRRLDFLMQEFNREANTLSSKSVVTDTTQAAVELKVLIEQMREQVQNIE
- a CDS encoding rhomboid family intramembrane serine protease, with the protein product MRQNLKWVGAIFLVLAAIEIINILSGRSLNYFGIVPRSINHLPHIFSAPLLHGNSWHFFSNIFTLCIFSFLVLQYGVKTYLKVTLFIVITTGLAVWLFAGRGNHLGASSVIYGYFGFLLLAGFISRKFSRLLISIVVAVLYGGLIFGVLPRGGFISWESHLFGFIFGLLAAKLWAKVPSYSKAR